TCGTCGGTGTCGAACACCTGGTTGAGCGCCTCGTCGTCGCCGCTGCACGTGGCCTTGACGATTTGGCCCTTGGTGAATTCCAACCGGACGTCGTTGAACTCCTTGCCCATGTAAATGCTCGGCGTGTTGTAGGTCACGTAACCCTCGACGCTGTCGCGCACCGGGGCGGTGAACACCTCGCCGTCGGGGATGTTCATGTTGCCGTGGCAACTGATCGCCGGCAGGCCCTTGATCGAAAAGCGCAGGTCCGTGTCGGACGAATGGATGTGCACCTTGTCGGCCTTGAGCATCAGCTTGGTCAGCTTGGCCTGTTTCTTCTTCAGCGAAGCGTAATCGTAAACGGTGCACCGGAAGAAGAAGTCGGTGAATTCCTCGAGGCTCATCTTGGCGTTTTGCGCCATGCCGTTGACCGGCCAGCGGGTGATGCACCAGCGGGTGTGCTCGACGCGCTGATCGAGGATCGGCTTGTTGGTCGCCTGGAACAGGCGGACCATCTCGTGGTTGGCGTTGGCCAGCACCATGTCGTTTTCCAACGCCCGCACGCCGATGAAGACATCAACCTGCTTCATGAAATCGAGCTTGTGCTGCGGCAAATAGCCGACCTGCGCCTTGGTGCCGAAGTTGTAGAGGTCCTTGTTGATCTCCTCGAACTCCATGTCGTATTGCACGTACTTGGCGCCCTTGAGCAGGCACTGCTTGTACAACTCCTTGACGAAGGGCAGCGTCGCCTCCCCGAAGGCGTTGATCAGCACCACATCGCCGCGCTTCACACCGGTGGAATAGTCGACAAAAACCTTCGCCAGTTCGGCGACACGCGGATCGAACATCGGAAACCTCCATTCGGCGGGTGAGAAAAACCGTTGATTTATTGACTGTTTAACAAGTTCGGGAAAATGCGTCAAGCATTCGCCAGGCGCGCCCGCTCGTTAATGGTCTTTTTTTACCCGGCGCTTGCTGGCAGAATGACGAACGCCGATTCCTTTCACCCGACAGGAGACCCGCGATGCGCCGTTTGGGATCCTTCGCGCCTGGCCGAAACGCGACCGGCGGCGGCGCGCGGGCGCACCGATGACCCGCGACAATCTCGCGCGCGCGGCGACGGTGTTGTGCCTGGCGGCGGCCTTCGCGGCGGTGTTCTTCCTGCGCTTACCGGTTTCCTCCGAAACGTTTTGCGACCCCGACCTGGGCACTCCGGCCTACACCTCGCGGCTCTGGCTGGAAGGCGAATGCCCCTATGCCGCGGCCGTCATCACCAAACCGGCCGGCACGCCGCTGCTCTATGCGCTTCTGTTTTCCGTTTTCGGCCGGCAAATGACCATCGTTTATCGGCTCGCGGTCCTGTGGACCTGTCTGGCGGTCTGGGTCTTGTACGCGCTGGGCAAGCGAATCGCCGGTCGCGGCGCGGGCCTGACGGCGGGCGGACTCTATGCCTTCTATCAGGCCGATTTGATGTCCGCCGGCATCTGCCCCAACTTCGAAAGTTGGACCATTCTGCCCAGCCTGCTTTGCCTCTGGGCGCTCGTCGCCGAACGACGCGGCGCCTGGCGCGTCCTGGCCGCCGGCGCCTGTCTCGGCGTGGCGGTCTGGATGAAACAGACGGCCGCCGCCTTTCTGGCGGGCGCATTGCTTTTTCTCTGGCTGGAGAGTGTGCAATCCAACCCTTATGGAAAGACGCTCAAACCGACCGGCCGCGCCTTTTTTTGGCTCGGCTTGGGCGTCTTGCTCGCCTCGCTTCCTTTTCTCGCGGCCCTGGCCGCGCGGAGTTGCGGGCGCGCGACCTGGGATGTCCTGAATCCCTTCCAAATGAAGAACTACGTCGGCGCGG
The Myxococcales bacterium genome window above contains:
- a CDS encoding aminopeptidase; this encodes MFDPRVAELAKVFVDYSTGVKRGDVVLINAFGEATLPFVKELYKQCLLKGAKYVQYDMEFEEINKDLYNFGTKAQVGYLPQHKLDFMKQVDVFIGVRALENDMVLANANHEMVRLFQATNKPILDQRVEHTRWCITRWPVNGMAQNAKMSLEEFTDFFFRCTVYDYASLKKKQAKLTKLMLKADKVHIHSSDTDLRFSIKGLPAISCHGNMNIPDGEVFTAPVRDSVEGYVTYNTPSIYMGKEFNDVRLEFTKGQIVKATCSGDDEALNQVFDTDEGARYVGEFAIGTNTEITRPMRSILFDEKIYGSFHFTPGMAYGECNNGNQSAIHWDLVKLLPEGEILFDGKPIMRDGRFVHPDLLEMNPPAPKKVLRKK